The Nocardioides campestrisoli genome includes a window with the following:
- a CDS encoding GNAT family N-acetyltransferase, translating into MSSDEIRVLGVLDLHEFLQLTARDPVPNVFVEHRARTTRLDPRWLGGEVWGRFVADEMVAACHVGANLVPVQCDPESALAFGARAARLGRRSSTVVGPDEAVACLWEGIDGAWGTPREERWGQPHLETDRPPAIEPDPQVRVTTPDDLGVLYPACVAMYTEEVGVSPEATGGTDLYRARVQQLISRGWSFARIEDGRVVFKAEVACATPSAAQVQGVYVPEDLRGQGLATRGMAAVIEHVRRDIAPVVSLYLNDWNHAARTAYERAGFVESGRFATIMF; encoded by the coding sequence GTGAGCAGCGACGAGATCCGGGTGCTCGGCGTGCTGGACCTCCACGAGTTCCTCCAGCTGACCGCCCGGGACCCGGTTCCCAACGTCTTCGTCGAGCACCGCGCCCGGACGACCCGGCTCGACCCCCGGTGGCTCGGGGGAGAGGTCTGGGGACGTTTCGTCGCCGACGAGATGGTGGCGGCCTGCCACGTGGGCGCCAACCTGGTCCCCGTCCAGTGCGACCCGGAGTCGGCCCTCGCCTTCGGCGCCCGTGCGGCCCGGCTGGGCCGGCGCTCCAGCACGGTCGTCGGCCCCGACGAGGCGGTGGCCTGCCTGTGGGAGGGCATCGACGGTGCCTGGGGCACGCCCCGCGAGGAGCGCTGGGGACAGCCGCACCTCGAGACCGACCGGCCGCCGGCGATCGAGCCCGACCCGCAGGTGCGGGTGACCACGCCCGACGACCTCGGGGTGCTCTACCCGGCGTGCGTCGCCATGTACACCGAGGAGGTGGGGGTCTCGCCCGAGGCCACCGGCGGCACGGACCTCTACCGCGCCCGGGTCCAGCAGCTGATCTCCCGGGGCTGGTCGTTCGCCCGGATCGAGGACGGACGCGTGGTGTTCAAGGCCGAGGTGGCGTGCGCGACCCCGTCGGCCGCCCAGGTGCAGGGTGTCTACGTCCCCGAGGACCTGCGCGGGCAGGGTCTCGCCACCCGGGGCATGGCGGCCGTCATCGAGCACGTGCGCCGCGACATCGCCCCGGTGGTCTCGCTCTACCTCAACGACTGGAACCACGCGGCACGCACGGCGTACGAACGGGCGGGCTTCGTGGAGTCCGGCCGGTTCGCCACGATCATGTTCTGA